A single window of Myxococcales bacterium DNA harbors:
- a CDS encoding cobalamin B12-binding domain-containing protein, translating to MTERQKIRILVAKPGLDGHDRGAKVVARALRDAGFEVVYTGLHQTPEMIASAAVQEDVDAVGLSIMSGAHNTLFPAVIDALKQRGATDVCVFGGGIVPDDDLPRLESAGVKRVFKPGTPLAEIVDWVAGNVVSRAG from the coding sequence ATGACTGAGCGCCAGAAGATCCGCATCCTGGTCGCAAAACCCGGGCTCGATGGGCACGATCGAGGCGCCAAGGTGGTGGCTCGGGCGCTCCGCGACGCGGGTTTCGAGGTCGTCTACACGGGCCTCCATCAGACCCCGGAGATGATCGCCAGCGCTGCCGTACAGGAGGACGTCGACGCAGTCGGCCTGTCCATCATGAGCGGCGCCCACAACACGCTGTTCCCCGCGGTCATCGACGCGCTGAAACAACGCGGGGCCACGGACGTGTGTGTGTTCGGCGGGGGCATCGTGCCCGACGACGACCTCCCGCGGCTCGAATCCGCCGGGGTGAAGCGGGTCTTCAAGCCTGGGACGCCGCTGGCCGAGATCGTCGATTGGGTGGCGGGGAACGTCGTCTCCCGCGCGGGCTGA